Proteins encoded within one genomic window of Rhinolophus sinicus isolate RSC01 linkage group LG14, ASM3656204v1, whole genome shotgun sequence:
- the LOC109435385 gene encoding uncharacterized protein LOC109435385 → MSSHQQKQPFVPPPQLQQQQVKQPSQPPPQEPCVPQTKEPCHTKVPEPCHPKVPEPCPTKVPEPCPTKVPEPCPTKVPEPCHTKVPEPCHTKVPEPCHTKVPEPSHPKVPEPCPSTVIPAPIQQTKQK, encoded by the coding sequence ATGAGTTCCCATCAGCAGAAGCAGCCCTTCGTCCCACCCCCCCAGCTTCAGCAGCAGCAGGTGAAAcagccctcccagcctcctccccaggAACCATGTGTCCCCCAAACCAAGGAGCCATGTCACACCAAGGTGCCAGAGCCATGCCACCCCAAGGTTCCAGAGCCGTGTCCCACCAAGGTTCCGGAGCCGTGTCCCACCAAGGTTCCGGAGCCGTGTCCCACCAAGGTTCCAGAGCCGTGTCACACCAAGGTTCCAGAGCCGTGTCACACCAAGGTTCCAGAGCCGTGTCACACCAAGGTTCCGGAGCCCAGCCACCCCAAGGTCCCTGAGCCGTGTCCCTCAACGGTCATCCCAGCGCCAATTCAGCAGACCAAGCAGAAGTAA
- the LOC109435384 gene encoding uncharacterized protein LOC109435384 — protein MSSYQQKQPFVPPPQLQQQQVKQPSQPPPQEPCVPQTKEASHTKVSQPGHTTVPQPGHTKVPQPGHTTVPQPGHTTVPQPGHTKVPEPYHPKQPEPSKPTFPEQGHTKVPEPVLPKFPEPGQSKIPEPSPSVVIPGPAQQKTKQK, from the coding sequence ATGAGTTCCTACCAGCAGAAGCAGCCCTTCGTCCCACCCCCCCAGCTTCAGCAGCAGCAGGTGAAAcagccctcccagcctcctccccaggAACCATGTGTCCCCCAAACCAAGGAGGCATCCCACACCAAGGTGTCACAACCTGGCCACACCACGGTGCCACAACCTGGCCACACCAAGGTGCCACAACCTGGCCACACCACGGTGCCACAACCTGGCCACACCACGGTGCCACAACCTGGCCACACCAAGGTTCCGGAGCCATACCACCCCAAGCAGCCCGAACCAAGCAAGCCTACGTTTCCCGAGCAGGGTCACACCAAAGTCCCTGAGCCGGTCCTCCCTAAATTCCCTGAGCCTGGCCAGTCGAAGATTCCTGAGCCATCTCCCTCAGTGGTcatcccaggcccagcccagcagAAGACCAAACAGAAGTAA
- the LOC109435389 gene encoding uncharacterized protein LOC109435389 yields the protein MSSHQQKQPCVLPPQLQQQQVKQPCQPPPQEPCVPQTKEPCHTKVPEPCQTKFPEPCHTKVPEPCHTKVPEPCQTKFPEPCPTKVPEPCHTKIPEPCQTKVPEPCHTKVPEPCHTKVPEPCHTKVPEPCPTKIPEPCHTKVPEPCPTKIPEPCHTKVPELCQTKFPEPCHTKVPEPCQTKFPEPCHTKIPEPCQTKFPEPCHTKIPEPCQTKFPEPCHTKIPEPCHTKVPEPCHTKVPEPCHTKVPEPCHTKVPEPSHSKVPEPCPSTVIPAPVQQTKQK from the coding sequence ATGAGTTCCCATCAGCAGAAGCAGCCCTGTGTCCTACCCCCCCAGCTTCAGCAGCAGCAGGTGAAACAGCCCTGCCAGCCTCCTCCCCAGGAACCATGTGTCCCCCAAACCAAGGAGCCGTGCCACACCAAGGTGCCAGAGCCATGTCAGACCAAGTTTCCCGAGCCATGTCACACCAAGGTTCCTGAGCCGTGTCACACCAAGGTGCCAGAGCCATGCCAGACCAAGTTTCCTGAGCCGTGTCCCACCAAGGTTCCTGAGCCATGTCACACCAAGATTCCAGAGCCATGTCAGACCAAGGTTCCTGAGCCGTGTCACACCAAGGTTCCAGAGCCGTGTCACACCAAGGTGCCAGAGCCGTGTCACACCAAGGTTCCGGAGCCGTGTCCCACCAAGATTCCAGAGCCATGTCACACCAAGGTTCCGGAGCCGTGTCCCACCAAGATTCCAGAGCCATGTCACACCAAGGTTCCTGAGCTGTGTCAGACCAAGTTTCCCGAGCCATGTCACACCAAGGTTCCGGAGCCGTGTCAGACCAAGTTTCCTGAGCCATGTCACACCAAGATTCCTGAGCCGTGTCAGACCAAGTTTCCTGAGCCATGTCACACCAAGATTCCAGAGCCGTGTCAGACCAAGTTTCCTGAGCCATGTCACACCAAGATTCCAGAGCCATGTCACACCAAGGTTCCGGAGCCGTGTCACACCAAGGTTCCGGAGCCGTGTCACACCAAGGTTCCGGAGCCGTGTCACACCAAGGTTCCGGAGCCCAGCCACTCCAAGGTCCCTGAGCCGTGTCCCTCAACAGTCATCCCAGCGCCAGTTCAGCAGACCAAGCAGAAGTAA